A portion of the Magnolia sinica isolate HGM2019 chromosome 17, MsV1, whole genome shotgun sequence genome contains these proteins:
- the LOC131230955 gene encoding uncharacterized protein LOC131230955, producing MWVPSATRTSLGRDARKMNPSRVLESEMASPSTSRVSSKLKPKPSTSVRLAPAIYQKSCPICLRSIEGHRAAVIKVCFHAYCIDCIRKWSDLKRNCPLCNAEFDRWFFNIRVSTGDFEEERLADLKERKKVVIEGGFRRRRSEIHHRLLSRSRDQLHSVIQRSRPLPWRRSFGQSRFMPSHVGQRNQAELVAERVLQWRASIYKRRLQAIPLHCPSRDSLHQKIRNNDAKEQIQRRLEPWIRRELHAILGDSDPSVIVHLATSLWISSLEEEFKVPSKTVYMEDKFVQQLRPFLHDQTDMFWHELRCFAESSFTMAAYDSVVDYKQLD from the exons atgtgggtcccatccgCAACAAGGACGAGCTTGGGTCGCGACGCACGCAAGATGAACCCATCTAGGGTTTTGGAGAGCGAGATGGCATCTCCTTCAACATCTAGGGTTTCTTCCAAACTAAAACCCAAACCATCCACTTCGGTTCGACTCGCACCTGCTATCTACCAGAAATCATGCCCGATCTGCCTCCGCAGCATCGAAGGTCACAGAGCGGCTGTGATCAAGGTCTGTTTCCACGCTTATTGCATCGATTGCATCCGGAAATGGAGTGATCTGAAGAGGAATTGCCCTCTCTGCAATGCGGAATTCGATCGCTGGTTCTTTAACATCAGGGTTTCGACTGGCGATTTCGAGGAAGAGCGGTTGGCGGAtctgaaagagagaaagaaggtggTTATAGAAGGCGGATTCAGACGCAGAAGGAGCGAAATCCATCACAG GTTGCTAAGCAGATCTAGGGATCAACTTCATTCTGTTATCCAGCGTTCTAGGCCGTTACCCTGGCGCCGCTCATTTGGGCAGTCAAGATTCATGCCTTCTCATGTGGGACAAAGAAATCAAGCTGAACTGGTAGCAGAAAGAGTTCTTCAGTGGCGCGCTAG TATATACAAGAGACGGTTACAAGCAATTCCTCTTCATTGTCCTTCTAGGGATAGCTTACATCAG aaAATACGAAATAATGATGCAAAAGAGCAAATACAGCGGCGCCTAGAACCATGGATCCGGAGGGAATTACACGCCATCCTCGGGGACTCAGATCCATCAGTTATTGTTCATCTAGCTACATCATTGTGGATCTCAAGCCTTGAAGAAGAGTTCAAAGTGCCCTCAAAGACTGTTTACATGGAAGACAAATTTGTCCAACAGTTGAGGCCTTTCCTGCATGATCAGACGGATATGTTTTGGCATGAGCTCAG GTGTTTTGCAGAGAGCTCTTTTACCATGGCAGCATATGACTCTGTGGTTGATTATAAGCAGTTAGATTAA